From Herbiconiux flava, one genomic window encodes:
- a CDS encoding VOC family protein, producing the protein MIDNWKIELVFIPVTDVDRAKAFYVDQLGFHADHDQSPTPDIRFVQLTPPGSACSIAFGTGIGEMAPGTQKGVQIVVPDAAEARGHLVENGVTCSEVVDEGWGLFVYFDDPDGNSWALQELPAYAAGAAAATA; encoded by the coding sequence ATGATCGACAACTGGAAGATCGAGCTCGTCTTCATCCCCGTCACCGACGTCGACCGCGCCAAGGCGTTCTACGTCGACCAGCTCGGCTTCCACGCCGACCACGACCAGTCGCCGACGCCCGACATCCGCTTCGTGCAGCTGACCCCGCCCGGCTCGGCCTGCTCGATCGCCTTCGGCACGGGCATCGGCGAGATGGCACCCGGCACACAGAAGGGCGTGCAGATCGTGGTGCCGGATGCCGCCGAGGCCCGCGGCCACCTCGTCGAGAACGGGGTCACGTGCTCCGAGGTGGTCGACGAGGGCTGGGGCCTGTTCGTCTACTTCGACGACCCCGACGGCAACAGCTGGGCGCTGCAGGAGCTGCCGGCCTACGCGGCCGGCGCCGCCGCGGCGACCGCCTGA
- the poxB gene encoding ubiquinone-dependent pyruvate dehydrogenase, translated as MTTIADTIVEIIQDAGVERVYGLPGDSLNGFTDAIRRTKGDVAWAHVRHEEAAAFAAAAEAALTGELTVCAGSCGPGNLHLINGLYDANRSRVPVLAIAAHIPASEIGTGYFQETHPQELFRECSVYTELVSVPEQLPRVLEIAMRAAIEKRGVAVVVIPGEIFLHASAGRPKSAPIVRAATLSRPADAELEKAAAILNGAKKVTILGGAGVQGSHDEVVALAERLKAPIVHALRGKEFLEYDNPYDVGMTGLLGFASGYRAMEDCDALLMLGTDFPYPQFFPSKATVIQLDIRGEQIGKRTPIDLGLVGDVGDTARALLPLLDEKAHTSHHLDSSVAHYAKSRKGLDELADNDRNRTPIHPQYVARLVSELATDDAVFIPDVGSPVVWAARYLRMNGRRRLIGSFSHGTMANALPHAIGAQSAFPDRQVVALSGDGGLAMLFGELLTVRQSKLPVKIVVFNNSSLNFVEVEMKAAGFVNYGTELDNPDFAAVAASLGIFGRRVEKPDDLEGALRDAFAHDGPALVDVVTARQELSIPPTVSVEQAKGFGLYAIRTIMSGRGDELIDLADTNVFRRLFS; from the coding sequence ATGACCACCATCGCGGACACCATCGTCGAGATCATCCAGGACGCCGGGGTCGAGCGTGTCTACGGCCTCCCCGGCGACTCCCTGAACGGCTTCACCGACGCGATCCGGCGCACCAAGGGCGACGTGGCCTGGGCGCATGTCCGCCATGAGGAGGCCGCCGCCTTCGCCGCCGCAGCCGAGGCCGCCCTGACCGGCGAGCTCACCGTCTGCGCCGGCAGCTGCGGCCCCGGCAACCTGCACCTGATCAACGGCCTCTACGACGCCAACCGCAGCCGCGTGCCCGTGCTCGCGATCGCCGCGCACATCCCGGCGAGCGAGATCGGCACCGGCTACTTCCAGGAGACCCACCCGCAGGAGCTGTTCCGCGAGTGCAGCGTCTACACCGAGCTCGTCAGCGTGCCAGAACAGCTGCCCCGCGTGCTCGAGATCGCGATGCGCGCCGCGATCGAGAAGCGCGGCGTCGCGGTGGTCGTCATCCCCGGCGAGATCTTCCTGCACGCGTCGGCCGGCCGGCCGAAGTCGGCGCCGATCGTGCGCGCGGCCACGCTCTCGCGCCCCGCCGACGCCGAGCTGGAGAAGGCCGCCGCCATCCTGAACGGCGCGAAGAAGGTCACGATCCTCGGCGGGGCCGGAGTGCAGGGCTCCCACGACGAGGTCGTGGCCCTCGCCGAGCGTCTCAAGGCGCCGATCGTGCACGCCCTCCGGGGCAAGGAGTTCCTCGAGTACGACAACCCCTACGACGTCGGGATGACCGGCCTCCTCGGCTTCGCCTCGGGCTACCGCGCGATGGAGGACTGCGACGCCCTCCTCATGCTCGGCACCGACTTCCCCTACCCGCAGTTCTTCCCGTCGAAGGCGACGGTCATCCAGCTCGACATCCGCGGCGAGCAGATCGGCAAGCGCACCCCGATCGACCTGGGCCTCGTCGGTGACGTCGGGGACACCGCCCGGGCGCTCCTGCCCCTCCTCGACGAGAAGGCCCACACGAGCCACCACCTCGACTCCTCCGTCGCGCACTACGCGAAGAGCCGCAAGGGCCTCGACGAGCTCGCCGACAACGACCGCAACCGCACACCCATCCACCCCCAGTACGTCGCCCGCCTCGTCAGCGAACTCGCCACCGACGACGCCGTCTTCATCCCCGACGTCGGCTCACCGGTCGTCTGGGCCGCCCGCTACCTCCGGATGAACGGCCGCCGCCGCCTGATCGGATCGTTCAGCCACGGCACCATGGCCAACGCCCTCCCGCACGCCATCGGCGCCCAGTCGGCCTTCCCCGACCGCCAGGTCGTCGCGCTGTCGGGCGACGGCGGGCTCGCCATGCTCTTCGGCGAGCTCCTCACGGTGCGCCAGAGCAAGCTGCCCGTCAAGATCGTCGTCTTCAACAACTCCTCGCTCAACTTCGTCGAGGTCGAGATGAAGGCCGCGGGCTTCGTCAACTACGGCACCGAGCTCGACAATCCCGACTTCGCCGCCGTCGCGGCCTCCCTCGGCATCTTCGGTCGCCGCGTCGAGAAGCCCGACGACCTCGAGGGCGCCCTCCGCGACGCGTTCGCCCACGACGGCCCGGCGCTCGTCGACGTCGTCACCGCCCGGCAGGAGCTCTCCATCCCGCCCACCGTCTCGGTCGAGCAGGCGAAGGGCTTCGGCCTCTACGCCATCCGCACGATCATGTCGGGCCGCGGCGACGAGCTGATCGACCTCGCCGACACCAACGTCTTCCGCCGCCTCTTCAGCTGA
- a CDS encoding adenosine deaminase: protein MSTPAEEYLVPGSTISFNSLPKVSLHDHLDGGLRPATIVELAKRIGLELPSTDPLELGDWFEDSADSGSLPAYLATFDITIAVMQSRENLVRVAREYVTDLADDGVIYGEVRWAPEQHLTGGLSLDEVVEAVQEGIEIGTDDVRASGRSIRIGQLVTAMRHTDRSLEIAELAVRHRENGVVGFDIAGAEAGYPASKHLAAFDYLAKNYFPTTVHAGEGDGLESIRGALFDGRALRLGHGVRIAEDIENERQDDEATYVSLGLLAQWVKDREITLELSPSSNLQTGAVAAWGDELVDHPFDLLYQLGFQVTVNTDNRLMSNTSISRELALLTDAFDYELADHEVFQLNAAAATFLPVEDREDLADAISDGFEALQARSR, encoded by the coding sequence ATGAGCACCCCAGCGGAGGAATACCTCGTTCCCGGTTCGACCATCAGCTTCAACTCGCTTCCCAAGGTGTCGTTGCACGATCACCTCGACGGCGGTCTGCGGCCCGCCACGATCGTGGAGCTCGCGAAGCGGATCGGCCTCGAGCTGCCGTCGACCGACCCGCTGGAGCTCGGGGACTGGTTCGAGGACAGCGCCGACTCGGGCTCGCTGCCGGCCTACCTCGCGACCTTCGACATCACCATCGCCGTGATGCAGAGCCGCGAGAACCTGGTGCGCGTCGCCCGCGAGTACGTCACCGACCTGGCCGACGACGGCGTGATCTACGGCGAGGTGCGCTGGGCGCCCGAGCAGCACCTCACCGGCGGCCTGAGCCTCGACGAGGTCGTGGAGGCGGTTCAGGAGGGTATCGAGATCGGCACCGACGACGTGCGGGCGAGCGGCCGCAGCATCCGCATCGGTCAGCTCGTGACCGCGATGCGGCATACCGACCGCTCGCTCGAGATCGCCGAGCTGGCCGTGCGGCATCGCGAGAACGGGGTGGTCGGGTTCGACATCGCGGGGGCGGAGGCCGGGTATCCGGCGAGCAAGCACCTCGCCGCGTTCGACTATCTCGCGAAGAACTACTTCCCCACCACGGTTCACGCCGGTGAAGGGGACGGGCTGGAGAGCATCCGCGGCGCCCTGTTCGACGGGCGCGCGCTGCGGCTCGGCCACGGCGTGCGGATCGCGGAGGACATCGAGAACGAGCGGCAGGACGACGAGGCCACCTACGTCTCGCTCGGGCTGCTCGCCCAGTGGGTGAAGGACCGGGAGATCACGCTCGAGCTCTCGCCGTCGTCGAACCTGCAGACCGGGGCCGTGGCGGCGTGGGGCGACGAGCTCGTCGACCACCCGTTCGACCTGCTGTACCAGCTCGGCTTCCAGGTGACGGTGAACACCGACAACCGGCTGATGAGCAACACCTCGATCAGCCGCGAGCTGGCCCTGTTGACGGATGCGTTCGACTACGAACTGGCGGACCACGAGGTGTTCCAGCTGAACGCGGCGGCGGCGACGTTCCTGCCGGTGGAGGACCGGGAGGACCTCGCGGACGCGATCTCGGACGGGTTCGAGGCGCTCCAGGCGCGCTCGCGCTGA
- a CDS encoding phospho-sugar mutase translates to MPASDGDELNEVERLVEDAVAWLNQDPDPETHHELHMLLRRVGANDTDAVSDLRSRFGSRLAFGTAGLRGEIAAGPNRMNRVLVGQAAAGLAAFLLERAHPGTTPSVVIGYDGRTKSDVFARDTAEIMAGAGVRAVLLPRLLPTPLVAFAVRELGVSAGVMVTASHNPPRDNGYKVYLGDDDQGSQIVPPADGEIAAQIDRVATTRSVLELPRSDAYELADESLVERYVEATAAVAGGRAERAPLSVVYTAMHGVGWETIARVLDAAGFPRPALVEPQIAPDAAFPTVAFPNPEEPGALDLSFERAREVGADLVVANDPDADRLAIAVPDPSSTDGYRALTGNEVGMLLGWRAAEAAAASGWAGDAPALACSIVSSPALGAVARAHGLRFAETLTGFKWVSRTPGLVFGYEEALGYLVNPGTVRDKDGISAAIALLDLATQLAATGRTIADRLDEFSARFGHYGSAQISLRVTELSQIERVMQRLRADPPGDIGGLPVERIDDLAHGGDGVAPSDVLRLHLDGARVMVRPSGTEPKLKIYLDAWSDTGSVPERRDAVVELLQRLEGGMRDRIS, encoded by the coding sequence CTGCCCGCCTCCGACGGCGACGAGCTCAACGAGGTCGAGCGCCTCGTCGAGGACGCCGTGGCCTGGCTGAACCAGGACCCCGACCCCGAGACCCACCACGAGCTGCACATGCTGCTGCGTCGCGTCGGCGCCAACGACACCGACGCCGTGTCCGACCTGCGCTCGCGCTTCGGCTCCCGGCTCGCGTTCGGCACCGCCGGCCTCCGCGGCGAGATCGCCGCCGGCCCCAACCGCATGAACCGGGTGCTCGTGGGCCAGGCGGCCGCCGGCCTCGCCGCGTTCCTCCTCGAGCGCGCGCATCCGGGAACCACGCCCTCGGTCGTCATCGGCTACGACGGCCGCACCAAGTCGGACGTCTTCGCCCGCGACACCGCTGAGATCATGGCCGGTGCCGGAGTGCGCGCCGTGCTGCTCCCCCGCCTGCTGCCCACCCCGCTCGTCGCCTTCGCCGTGCGCGAGCTCGGCGTCTCGGCCGGCGTCATGGTCACCGCCTCGCACAACCCGCCGCGCGACAACGGCTACAAGGTCTACCTCGGCGACGACGACCAGGGCTCCCAGATCGTGCCGCCCGCCGACGGCGAGATCGCCGCGCAGATCGATCGCGTCGCCACGACGAGGAGCGTGCTCGAGCTGCCGCGGTCCGATGCCTACGAGCTCGCCGACGAGTCGCTCGTCGAGCGCTACGTCGAGGCCACCGCGGCCGTCGCCGGCGGCCGTGCCGAGCGCGCCCCGCTGTCGGTCGTCTACACGGCGATGCACGGCGTGGGCTGGGAGACGATCGCGCGCGTGCTCGACGCGGCGGGCTTCCCGCGGCCGGCGCTCGTCGAGCCCCAGATCGCTCCGGATGCCGCGTTCCCCACGGTCGCGTTCCCCAACCCCGAGGAACCCGGCGCCCTCGACCTCTCCTTCGAGCGCGCGCGAGAGGTCGGTGCCGACCTCGTCGTCGCGAACGACCCGGATGCCGACCGTCTCGCGATCGCCGTCCCCGACCCCTCCTCGACCGACGGCTACCGCGCCCTCACCGGCAACGAGGTCGGCATGCTGCTCGGCTGGCGCGCCGCCGAGGCGGCGGCGGCCTCGGGGTGGGCGGGCGACGCCCCCGCCCTGGCCTGCTCCATCGTCTCCTCCCCCGCCCTCGGCGCCGTCGCCCGAGCCCACGGCCTGCGCTTCGCCGAGACCCTCACCGGCTTCAAGTGGGTCTCCCGCACCCCCGGCCTCGTCTTCGGCTACGAGGAGGCACTCGGCTACCTCGTGAACCCGGGCACCGTGCGCGACAAGGACGGCATCTCGGCCGCCATCGCCCTCCTCGACCTGGCGACGCAGCTCGCCGCCACCGGCCGCACGATCGCCGACCGCCTCGACGAGTTCAGCGCCCGCTTCGGCCACTACGGCTCGGCCCAGATCTCGCTGCGGGTGACCGAGCTCTCGCAGATCGAGCGCGTGATGCAGCGCCTGCGTGCCGACCCGCCGGGCGACATCGGCGGCCTGCCCGTGGAGCGCATCGACGATCTCGCCCACGGCGGCGACGGGGTCGCGCCGAGCGACGTGCTGCGCCTGCACCTCGACGGCGCGCGCGTGATGGTGCGCCCGAGCGGCACGGAGCCCAAGCTGAAGATCTACCTCGACGCCTGGAGCGACACCGGCAGCGTGCCCGAACGCCGCGACGCCGTCGTCGAGCTCCTGCAGCGCCTCGAGGGCGGCATGCGCGACCGCATCTCCTGA
- a CDS encoding purine-nucleoside phosphorylase — MSSPTPNPLDLPDADPFEVAREAAAQIAEITGVPSHDVALILGSGWGKAADLIGETVANVPATDVVGFGMPAVPGHVGTLRSVRLPNGKHALVIGARTHYYEGHGVRRVVHSVRTAAAAGAKTMVLTNGAGGIKETWTPGTPVLISDHINLTADSPLEGATFVDLTDLYSSRLREIARGVDPTLDDGVYVQFRGPHYETPAEVQMAKAIGGHIVGMSTALEAIAAREAGMEIIGFSLITNLAAGIQKTPLSHAEVIEAGRNAEAAIGDLLARVVTAL; from the coding sequence ATGTCCTCTCCGACTCCCAACCCCCTCGACCTGCCCGACGCCGACCCGTTCGAGGTCGCCCGCGAGGCCGCCGCGCAGATCGCCGAGATCACCGGGGTTCCCTCCCACGACGTCGCCCTCATCCTCGGCAGCGGCTGGGGCAAGGCCGCCGACCTGATCGGCGAGACGGTCGCCAACGTGCCGGCCACCGACGTCGTCGGGTTCGGGATGCCCGCGGTGCCCGGTCACGTCGGAACGCTCCGCTCCGTGCGCCTGCCGAACGGCAAGCACGCCCTCGTCATCGGTGCGCGCACCCATTACTACGAGGGCCACGGCGTGCGCCGCGTCGTGCACAGCGTGCGCACCGCCGCCGCCGCCGGCGCGAAGACGATGGTGCTCACGAACGGCGCCGGAGGCATCAAGGAGACCTGGACGCCCGGCACCCCGGTGCTGATCAGCGACCACATCAACCTCACCGCCGACTCGCCGCTGGAGGGCGCGACCTTCGTCGACCTGACCGACCTCTACTCCAGCCGCCTGCGGGAGATCGCCCGTGGAGTCGACCCGACGCTCGACGACGGCGTGTACGTGCAGTTCCGCGGGCCGCACTACGAGACCCCCGCCGAGGTGCAGATGGCCAAGGCCATCGGCGGCCACATCGTCGGCATGTCGACCGCCCTGGAGGCGATCGCCGCCCGCGAGGCCGGCATGGAGATCATCGGCTTCTCGCTCATCACCAACCTGGCCGCGGGCATCCAGAAGACGCCGCTCAGTCACGCCGAGGTGATCGAGGCGGGCAGGAACGCCGAGGCCGCCATCGGCGACCTGCTGGCCCGGGTGGTCACCGCGCTGTGA
- a CDS encoding PTS sugar transporter subunit IIA: MTYQMPPLDQLPDAAIALRRPAGDWRSAVLCAAEALTASGAADPSYGERMIAMIQEYGPYIVIAPGLAMAHARPGPDVHAPGLVIVTLEEPVSFGHAYNDPVSVVIGIAATEADQHVASVAALANIFNDETVIPALAAASDTDEVRRLLAAASHPDLG; this comes from the coding sequence ATGACGTACCAGATGCCCCCGCTCGATCAGTTGCCGGATGCGGCGATCGCCCTCCGCCGACCCGCCGGCGACTGGCGGTCCGCCGTGCTGTGCGCCGCCGAGGCACTCACGGCGAGCGGTGCGGCCGACCCCTCCTACGGGGAGCGGATGATCGCGATGATCCAGGAGTACGGGCCGTACATCGTGATCGCGCCGGGCCTCGCCATGGCGCACGCGCGGCCGGGGCCCGACGTGCACGCGCCAGGGCTCGTCATCGTCACGCTCGAGGAGCCGGTGAGCTTCGGCCACGCCTACAACGACCCGGTGTCGGTCGTGATCGGCATCGCCGCGACCGAGGCCGACCAGCACGTCGCCTCCGTGGCCGCGCTGGCCAACATCTTCAATGACGAGACCGTCATCCCGGCGCTCGCCGCGGCCTCCGACACCGACGAGGTGCGCCGGCTGCTCGCGGCGGCGTCGCACCCTGACCTAGGCTGA
- a CDS encoding NAD(P)H-quinone dehydrogenase, protein MGNEFERKQRVVVVGGGPGGYEAAIAGAQLGAEVTLVEQVGVGGSAVITDVVPSKTLIAVAEATNGIGEAADLGVQFFSRNDAGRPVRPEVAVNLAQVNKRLLGLARQQSEDMRASLVRAGVTIVSGHGRLDGSSSVIVSTAVSGGTDFDQIEADTIVVSVGASPRILPTAVPDGERIFTWTQLYGLQAVPEHLIVVGSGVTGAEFASAYTALGSKVTLISSRDQVLPGEDADAAAVIENVFKRNGMTVLSKSRADKVERTADGVVATLSDGRTVEGSHCLMAVGSIPNTKGIGLEQAGVQLSDSGHIRVNRVARTSAPNIYAAGDCTTFLPLASVASMQGRTAMFHAMGDAVNPTELRNVASNIFTQPQIATVGWTQRQIEEGIAQGDIYKLPLSSNPRAKMMGIKDGFVKLFARTGSGTVIGGVVVAPNASELIFPIALAVEHRLTVDQVSRAFTVYPSLSGSISDAARAMHIVL, encoded by the coding sequence ATGGGCAATGAGTTCGAGCGCAAGCAGAGGGTCGTCGTCGTGGGCGGGGGCCCCGGGGGATACGAGGCGGCGATCGCCGGAGCGCAGCTCGGAGCGGAGGTGACCCTCGTCGAGCAGGTGGGGGTGGGCGGTTCAGCCGTCATCACCGACGTCGTGCCCTCCAAGACGCTGATCGCGGTGGCCGAGGCGACCAACGGCATCGGCGAGGCGGCCGACCTCGGCGTGCAGTTCTTCTCGCGCAACGACGCCGGGCGGCCGGTTCGTCCCGAGGTCGCCGTGAACCTCGCCCAGGTGAACAAGCGGCTGCTCGGGCTCGCCCGCCAGCAGTCGGAGGACATGCGGGCGAGCCTCGTGCGTGCCGGCGTCACCATCGTCAGCGGCCACGGCCGGCTCGACGGGTCGAGTTCGGTCATCGTGTCGACGGCCGTCAGCGGGGGCACCGACTTCGACCAGATCGAGGCCGACACGATCGTCGTCTCGGTCGGCGCGAGCCCGCGCATCCTGCCGACCGCCGTGCCCGACGGGGAGCGCATCTTCACCTGGACCCAGCTCTACGGCCTGCAGGCGGTGCCCGAGCACCTGATCGTCGTCGGATCGGGTGTGACGGGAGCCGAGTTCGCCTCGGCGTACACCGCGCTGGGGTCGAAGGTGACGCTCATCTCGAGCCGCGACCAGGTGCTGCCCGGTGAGGACGCCGACGCGGCCGCCGTCATCGAGAACGTCTTCAAGCGCAACGGTATGACCGTGCTGTCGAAGTCGCGGGCCGACAAGGTCGAGCGCACGGCCGACGGGGTCGTCGCCACGCTGAGCGACGGGCGCACCGTCGAGGGCTCGCACTGCCTGATGGCGGTCGGCTCGATCCCGAACACGAAGGGAATCGGCCTCGAGCAGGCCGGGGTGCAGCTGTCGGACTCGGGGCACATCCGCGTGAACCGGGTCGCCCGCACCAGCGCGCCGAACATCTACGCCGCGGGGGACTGCACGACGTTCCTGCCGCTGGCGTCGGTGGCGTCGATGCAGGGGCGCACCGCGATGTTCCACGCGATGGGCGACGCGGTGAACCCGACCGAGCTGCGGAACGTGGCGTCGAACATCTTCACCCAGCCGCAGATCGCGACCGTGGGCTGGACCCAGCGGCAGATCGAGGAGGGCATCGCCCAGGGCGACATCTACAAGCTGCCGCTGTCGTCGAACCCGCGCGCCAAGATGATGGGTATCAAGGACGGCTTCGTGAAGCTGTTCGCCCGCACCGGGTCGGGCACGGTGATCGGCGGGGTCGTGGTGGCGCCGAACGCGTCGGAGCTGATCTTCCCGATCGCCCTCGCCGTCGAGCACCGGCTCACGGTCGACCAGGTCTCGCGCGCGTTCACGGTCTACCCGTCGCTGTCGGGGTCGATCTCGGATGCGGCGCGGGCCATGCACATCGTCCTCTAG
- a CDS encoding PTS sugar transporter subunit IIB: MKIVALCGAGIGTSEILRVNAVRALARLDIEADVSASDVAGVGAAAADAQVILTSPELVSAIGRTNADVVVIENYFDLDEITAKLEIAVG, encoded by the coding sequence GTGAAGATCGTCGCCCTCTGCGGCGCGGGCATCGGCACCTCCGAGATCCTGCGCGTGAACGCCGTGCGTGCCCTCGCGCGCCTCGACATCGAGGCCGACGTGTCGGCGTCCGACGTGGCGGGCGTGGGGGCGGCCGCCGCCGATGCGCAGGTCATCCTGACGTCGCCCGAGCTGGTGTCGGCGATCGGGCGCACGAACGCCGACGTCGTGGTGATCGAGAACTACTTCGACCTCGACGAGATCACGGCGAAGCTCGAGATCGCTGTCGGCTGA